One window of Globicephala melas chromosome 5, mGloMel1.2, whole genome shotgun sequence genomic DNA carries:
- the HPGDS gene encoding hematopoietic prostaglandin D synthase — MPNYKLTYFNMRGRAEIIRYIFAYLDIKYEDHRIEQSDWPEIKSTLPFGKIPILEVDGLNLHQSLAIARYLTKNTDLAGKTELQQCQVDAVVDTLDDFMSRFPWAERKQDIKDQMFKELLTCDASHLLQDLDTYLGEKEWFIGNSVTWADFYWEICSTTLLVFKPDLLDNHPRLVTLRKKVQSIPAIANWIMRRPQTKL, encoded by the exons ATGCCAAACTATAAACTCACTTATTTTAATATGAGGGGGAGAGCAGAAATTATTCgttatatatttgcatatttggACATAAAGTATGAAGACCACAGAATAGAACAATCTGATTGGCCTGAAATCAAGTCAA ctCTTCCATTTGGCAAAATTCCCATTTTGGAAGTCGATGGATTGAACCTTCACCAGAGCCTAGCAATAGCAAGATATCTGACCAAAAATACAG ATTTGGCTGGAAAAACAGAATTGCAACAATGTCAAGTTGATGCAGTCGTGGACACATTGGATGATTTCATGTCTCGTTTTCCTTGGGCAGAGAGAAAACAAGATATAAAA GATCAGATGTTTAAGGAGCTACTCACATGTGATGCATCTCATCTTCTGCAAGATTTAGACACATACTTAGGGGAAAAAGAGTGGTTTATTGGTAACTCT GTAACTTGGGCAGATTTCTACTGGGAAATTTGCAGTACCACACTTTTGGTCTTTAAACCTGATTTGTTGGACAACCATCCCAGGCTGGTGACATTACGTAAGAAAGTCCAAAGCATTCCTGCCATAGCCAACTGGATAATGAGAAGGCCCCAAACCAAACTCTAG